The Chloroflexaceae bacterium genome has a segment encoding these proteins:
- a CDS encoding CHAT domain-containing protein, giving the protein MYPDGALPAFALDFERELAALRRALEASPRTLTARRVAPTPAELRAALADGPSLLHFSCHGRLVEVREADGSMRQDVALALENEYGELQPLLGRDLLRAAPRGSLRLALLSACQSAPLARTLARDGVPVALGMQHNFPDPLSDELAAAFYRYLCSGNDVAEAVRQARLSMAGAHPAKMGLLVAYACHAAWSALPLPGGAPDCDLALPARLSLPENVIPPAGGLLGRNRELAALARALDESAVATVAGAGGMGKTALAAAFARRFGWRFRRVVGVSFAGAPVDEARVCRELIERLAGPQALQAALEGGDQAGMAARLRATLTALVQPGDLALFDNYESVLTPDPGGEEAAEAVARLPWLLLDRGAKLLLTSRARPAGLPGERLIPSREGMGGLARDAALALFLQHCPRARDGATHRQVAARVAEETEGYPIAVQLLAAAYEAYDGEPQRFLAEWPRMLAEAKARMPDPRHACFAAAVEFSLRPLAEEDRERLLALARLDFPFFAEAAALLWGLPTDGNGAPTGEALETARRVLGDFTRRSLLQVESYFNDDEGNLTDRPAIYRFQPALGQELLRRSHPGAPMPAGYAAYGAWLARRAHGELGRSAALANLVYRSMPALEAATHTLTGEERLRHLVRLANFRRHFGALDRAREELEAAREAAAPATATRGALLHELANIYVVQGELGRAMALYEESLAITEALKDLKGKSATLGEMANVHMARQEWDAAEAALTEALALARRLKDQSGIAFTTVKLGQVARARGDGATALTRYREGLAIFERLGMARGAQQVREMIADLESGELV; this is encoded by the coding sequence GTGTACCCCGATGGCGCGCTGCCGGCCTTCGCCCTCGATTTTGAGCGCGAGCTGGCCGCGCTGCGCCGGGCGCTGGAGGCCAGTCCCCGGACGCTGACCGCGCGCCGCGTTGCGCCCACCCCCGCGGAGTTGCGCGCCGCCCTGGCCGATGGTCCCAGCCTGCTGCACTTCTCCTGCCACGGCCGTCTGGTCGAGGTGCGGGAGGCCGATGGCAGTATGCGCCAGGATGTCGCGCTGGCGCTCGAAAACGAGTACGGCGAGCTTCAGCCGCTGCTGGGGCGCGACCTGCTGCGGGCGGCGCCGCGGGGCAGCCTGCGCCTGGCGCTGCTGAGCGCCTGCCAGAGCGCGCCGCTGGCCCGCACCCTGGCCCGCGATGGCGTGCCGGTGGCCCTGGGGATGCAGCACAACTTCCCCGACCCGCTGAGCGACGAGCTGGCGGCGGCCTTCTACCGCTACCTGTGCTCCGGCAACGACGTGGCCGAGGCGGTGCGGCAGGCGCGCCTCAGCATGGCCGGGGCCCACCCGGCCAAGATGGGGCTGCTGGTGGCCTACGCCTGCCACGCGGCCTGGAGCGCCCTGCCGCTGCCCGGCGGCGCGCCCGACTGCGACCTGGCGCTGCCCGCGCGCCTGAGCCTGCCGGAGAACGTCATACCGCCCGCCGGCGGGCTGCTGGGCCGCAACCGCGAACTGGCGGCGCTGGCCCGGGCGCTGGACGAAAGCGCCGTGGCGACGGTGGCGGGGGCCGGGGGCATGGGCAAGACCGCCCTGGCGGCGGCGTTCGCACGGCGCTTCGGCTGGCGCTTCCGGCGGGTGGTGGGGGTGAGCTTCGCCGGCGCGCCGGTGGACGAGGCGCGGGTGTGCCGCGAGCTGATCGAGCGGCTGGCCGGCCCCCAGGCGCTCCAGGCGGCGCTGGAGGGGGGCGATCAGGCCGGCATGGCCGCCCGGCTGCGCGCCACGCTCACGGCGCTGGTCCAGCCCGGCGATCTGGCGCTCTTCGACAACTACGAGAGCGTACTGACCCCCGACCCCGGAGGCGAGGAGGCGGCCGAGGCGGTGGCCCGCCTGCCCTGGCTATTGCTCGACCGGGGCGCGAAGCTCCTGCTGACCAGTCGGGCCCGGCCCGCCGGGCTGCCGGGAGAGCGCCTGATCCCGAGCCGCGAAGGGATGGGCGGGCTGGCGCGCGACGCGGCGCTGGCGCTGTTTCTCCAGCACTGCCCACGGGCGCGGGATGGGGCGACGCACCGGCAGGTCGCCGCGCGGGTGGCGGAGGAGACCGAAGGCTACCCGATCGCCGTACAGTTGCTGGCCGCCGCCTACGAAGCCTACGATGGCGAACCCCAACGCTTTCTGGCGGAATGGCCGCGCATGCTGGCCGAGGCGAAGGCGCGCATGCCCGACCCGCGGCATGCCTGCTTTGCCGCCGCGGTCGAGTTCAGCCTGCGGCCGCTGGCCGAGGAGGACCGGGAGCGGCTACTGGCGCTGGCGCGGCTGGACTTCCCCTTCTTCGCCGAGGCGGCGGCGCTGCTCTGGGGCCTGCCCACCGACGGCAACGGCGCGCCCACCGGGGAGGCCCTGGAAACAGCGCGGCGCGTTCTGGGCGATTTCACCCGCCGCAGCCTGTTGCAGGTCGAGAGCTATTTCAACGACGACGAGGGGAACCTGACCGACCGGCCGGCCATCTACCGCTTCCAGCCGGCGCTGGGCCAGGAACTGCTGCGGCGGAGCCACCCCGGCGCGCCGATGCCGGCGGGCTACGCCGCCTACGGCGCGTGGCTGGCCAGGCGGGCCCATGGCGAACTGGGGCGCTCGGCGGCCCTGGCGAACCTGGTATACCGCAGCATGCCCGCGCTGGAGGCCGCCACCCATACGCTGACCGGCGAGGAGCGGCTGCGGCACCTGGTGCGCCTGGCGAACTTCCGCCGGCACTTCGGGGCCCTCGACCGGGCGCGGGAAGAACTGGAAGCGGCGCGGGAGGCTGCCGCGCCGGCGACGGCTACCCGCGGCGCGTTGCTCCACGAGCTGGCCAACATCTATGTGGTGCAGGGGGAGCTGGGGCGGGCGATGGCGCTCTACGAAGAGAGCCTGGCGATCACAGAGGCGCTGAAGGACCTCAAGGGCAAGAGCGCCACGCTCGGCGAGATGGCAAATGTGCACATGGCGCGCCAGGAGTGGGACGCGGCAGAGGCGGCGCTTACCGAGGCCCTCGCCCTGGCCCGCCGGCTCAAGGATCAGAGCGGGATCGCCTTCACTACCGTCAAGCTGGGTCAGGTGGCCCGGGCCCGGGGCGATGGCGCGACGGCCCTGACGCGCTACCGCGAGGGCCTGGCGATCTTCGAGCGCCTGGGCATGGCGCGGGGGGCGCAGCAGGTGCGGGAGATGATTGCCGATCTCGAGTCGGGCGAACTCGTATGA
- a CDS encoding hemolysin family protein — MEEPEPGYTIIGITLCLLALACMSAIDAALSALGRHRPGTLLAGSRSNHRFQRAIARLIEDPYFFTATIILLKTVALIAATAFTIALSAGYGMAGRVASLAALLIAVLAFGELLPRAWAIRHPEGVARLLAGPVMIIATLLWPALIPVRGVFTRLSGQAAPTAPIEAEEELRLLMNVSEEQGLIEQEEREMIEGVIAFGNTLVREIMVPRVDIVALESDSTLEQALDVVSSSGHSRIPVYEGTIDRVIGILYAKDLIPALRQNDRSKPIASMLRPAHFVPETMKVNALLEDLQRRKVHMAIIVDEYGGTAGLATIEDLIEQIVGEIQDEYDTEDPSVQPVSDDEFIVDARLPIEDVNDLLDTHLTSETAERIGGLVYEHLGRVPRQGDQVDLGEVLVTVQSIKGMRAHKLRIQRRRPAPDPTTNGVLATGKAHGAT, encoded by the coding sequence TTGGAGGAACCCGAACCTGGTTATACGATCATCGGCATCACGCTGTGTTTGCTGGCGCTGGCGTGTATGTCGGCGATTGACGCCGCACTGAGCGCGCTCGGGCGCCACCGGCCTGGCACACTGCTGGCAGGATCGCGGAGCAACCACCGTTTTCAGCGCGCGATCGCCAGGCTGATCGAGGACCCCTACTTCTTTACTGCCACCATCATCCTGCTCAAGACCGTTGCATTGATCGCGGCCACGGCCTTCACCATCGCCCTCAGCGCCGGGTACGGAATGGCAGGGCGCGTCGCCAGCCTGGCCGCACTGCTTATCGCCGTGCTGGCGTTCGGCGAACTGCTGCCGCGGGCCTGGGCCATCCGCCATCCCGAGGGCGTCGCGCGCCTGCTGGCGGGGCCGGTTATGATCATAGCAACGCTCCTGTGGCCGGCGCTGATCCCGGTGCGCGGCGTGTTCACACGGCTGAGCGGGCAGGCCGCACCCACAGCGCCAATAGAGGCCGAGGAGGAACTGCGCCTGTTGATGAACGTTAGCGAAGAACAGGGGCTGATCGAGCAGGAAGAGCGCGAGATGATCGAGGGCGTCATAGCCTTCGGCAACACCCTCGTGCGCGAGATCATGGTGCCCCGGGTTGACATTGTGGCCCTGGAGAGCGACAGCACCCTTGAACAGGCGCTCGATGTAGTCAGTTCCAGCGGCCATTCGCGCATCCCGGTCTACGAGGGCACGATTGACCGGGTGATCGGCATCCTCTACGCCAAGGACCTGATCCCCGCGCTGCGCCAGAATGACCGGAGCAAACCAATCGCTTCGATGCTGCGACCGGCGCACTTCGTGCCGGAAACGATGAAGGTTAATGCCCTGCTCGAGGACCTGCAGCGCCGCAAGGTGCACATGGCGATTATTGTGGACGAGTACGGAGGTACGGCGGGCCTGGCCACCATTGAGGACCTGATCGAACAGATCGTCGGCGAGATCCAGGACGAGTATGACACCGAAGATCCCTCGGTGCAGCCGGTGAGCGATGATGAGTTCATCGTTGACGCACGCCTGCCGATCGAAGATGTGAATGACCTGCTTGATACGCACCTGACCTCCGAGACGGCCGAGCGGATCGGCGGTCTGGTCTACGAACACCTGGGACGCGTGCCGCGCCAGGGCGATCAGGTGGACCTGGGGGAGGTGCTGGTGACGGTGCAGTCCATCAAGGGTATGCGGGCGCATAAACTGCGCATTCAACGGCGCAGGCCCGCGCCTGATCCGACCACCAATGGCGTGCTGGCCACGGGGAAGGCCCATGGAGCAACCTGA
- a CDS encoding UbiA family prenyltransferase, with amino-acid sequence MYSSPLRLAALLHVLRPHVAAQAAAYTFLGAYLSAGPRFTLTPLTALAALIVAVVVAFGFVINDYADADIDRLTKPERPIPSGAISRSQAVALARLLAGLTAVLILFAPVVLQAIAILNLALTTAYALVLKRTVLIGNATVALLNSSILVFGGLAAGGVSTVVWAVAGMSFLYSLAQEVLYTVDDVDGDARAGIMTTAVYFGVEPALRLFRGLIVLALLCATAPAWLAGVTPLYPAALLVCVALPVSLYILPRIRRYEPRAVRQACAAIKAVRIAGLAPLMLLGLPPG; translated from the coding sequence GTGTACAGCTCTCCCCTTCGCCTGGCCGCGCTCCTGCACGTGCTTCGCCCCCACGTCGCCGCGCAGGCGGCTGCCTACACCTTTCTCGGGGCCTATCTGAGCGCCGGCCCCCGGTTCACCCTCACGCCGCTCACCGCTCTCGCCGCCCTGATCGTAGCCGTGGTAGTGGCCTTCGGGTTCGTTATCAACGACTATGCTGATGCAGACATTGATCGCCTGACCAAACCCGAACGCCCCATTCCCTCCGGCGCTATCTCTCGCTCCCAGGCCGTGGCGCTTGCGCGCCTCCTGGCCGGCCTGACCGCCGTGCTGATCCTCTTCGCACCCGTTGTGCTGCAAGCCATTGCAATCCTTAATCTGGCCCTGACCACGGCTTACGCCCTGGTGCTCAAACGCACCGTGCTGATCGGCAACGCCACGGTTGCCCTGCTCAACAGTTCGATCCTGGTGTTCGGCGGGCTGGCGGCGGGAGGCGTCTCCACCGTGGTCTGGGCGGTGGCGGGTATGAGTTTCCTGTACTCTCTGGCTCAGGAGGTGTTGTACACCGTTGACGACGTAGATGGCGACGCGCGGGCCGGGATCATGACCACCGCGGTCTACTTCGGGGTTGAGCCTGCGTTGCGGCTCTTCCGCGGGTTGATCGTTCTGGCCCTGCTCTGCGCCACAGCGCCTGCCTGGCTTGCCGGTGTTACGCCGCTCTACCCGGCGGCGCTGCTGGTCTGCGTGGCGCTGCCGGTCAGCCTGTACATACTGCCGCGTATCCGGCGCTACGAACCCCGCGCCGTCCGCCAGGCCTGCGCGGCCATAAAGGCAGTGCGCATCGCCGGTCTGGCCCCGTTGATGCTGCTGGGGCTTCCGCCGGGGTGA
- the cdd gene encoding cytidine deaminase yields MEQPDYTALVAAAFAARDLAYAPYSQFRVGAAVLTASGAIFRGGNVENRALQATVCAERVAMLSAFAAGEREIRAIAVVTPTPTVASPCGFCRQVMLELAPGCTVVLLSIDGKQRLATPEELLPGKG; encoded by the coding sequence ATGGAGCAACCTGACTACACGGCCCTGGTCGCCGCAGCCTTCGCGGCGCGTGATCTGGCTTATGCGCCCTACTCGCAGTTCCGGGTGGGCGCGGCGGTGCTTACGGCCTCGGGGGCGATCTTTCGGGGCGGCAACGTTGAGAACCGCGCCCTGCAGGCCACCGTGTGCGCCGAGCGGGTGGCCATGCTGAGCGCCTTCGCCGCCGGCGAGCGCGAGATCAGGGCCATTGCCGTCGTAACTCCCACGCCGACCGTGGCCAGCCCGTGCGGCTTCTGCCGGCAGGTGATGCTCGAACTGGCTCCGGGGTGCACGGTGGTGCTGCTGAGCATTGATGGCAAGCAGCGCCTCGCCACGCCGGAGGAACTGCTGCCGGGGAAAGGATAG
- a CDS encoding LysM peptidoglycan-binding domain-containing M23 family metallopeptidase, protein MGRETARRSRDDPPGRLYAGPSLPRRAISTPPPGHGITQLTNRPTGGMLAPTSHGAMHWPFRKPWNWHVAAVGDPGASHFPSLRLRSGALPAPRRRALRRRGALARAALARLRGEAAKVGRLAEPGREGPRMALRWPRGDLALRLWSHAWVTALVALVLAAELGGWRGAPAAGPRHTLRDPQPLEGVVAAAGPLGAGPIVLERRHEALAPPMQRPRLVPSAYQAIHYLEEGETLGAIAARYQARLEALVLANGLEQGDALVVGQALRIPRVSGFPHVVVAGETVFDLAARFGVPYEAIVAFPANRIDADGGLTAGSEIFIPSERLELPEGWLRAVGGIEGLARREPAPAAVVRAGPANLRAGPGVEYERVGQLAGGRRVALLGRHGDWVQVEHGGRRAWMRADLLELTAERLAAMPIANDVPPPPERWVWPARGRITSGFGPRWGGFHNGIDIANRAGTPIVAARAGRVLEAGWCRGYGYCVRLGHAGGIETIYGHLLNRPVVAVGAEVAAGQVIGHMGSTYDRRGGGYATGVHLHFSVLVNGRAVNPLRFLP, encoded by the coding sequence TTGGGGCGTGAAACGGCCCGGCGTAGTAGAGACGACCCGCCGGGCCGTCTCTACGCCGGGCCGTCTCTACCACGCCGGGCCATCTCTACGCCGCCGCCGGGCCACGGGATTACGCAATTGACAAATCGGCCCACTGGCGGTATGCTCGCCCCCACTTCTCACGGGGCGATGCACTGGCCTTTCCGCAAACCCTGGAACTGGCACGTAGCGGCAGTGGGCGATCCTGGAGCTTCGCATTTCCCTTCCTTGCGGTTACGATCCGGCGCGCTGCCGGCGCCGCGGCGCCGGGCGCTTCGACGCCGGGGCGCGCTGGCCCGCGCGGCGCTGGCCCGGCTCCGCGGCGAGGCGGCGAAGGTCGGGCGCCTGGCGGAGCCGGGCAGGGAAGGCCCGCGAATGGCGCTGCGCTGGCCGCGGGGCGACCTGGCGTTGCGGCTGTGGAGCCACGCCTGGGTAACGGCGCTGGTGGCGCTGGTCCTGGCAGCGGAGCTCGGCGGATGGCGGGGCGCGCCGGCGGCGGGGCCGCGGCATACCCTCCGCGACCCGCAGCCGTTGGAAGGGGTTGTGGCGGCGGCGGGGCCGCTGGGGGCCGGGCCAATCGTCCTGGAGCGGCGGCATGAAGCCCTGGCGCCGCCCATGCAGCGGCCGCGGCTCGTGCCGAGCGCCTACCAGGCGATCCATTACCTGGAGGAAGGTGAGACGCTGGGGGCCATCGCCGCGCGCTACCAGGCGCGGCTCGAGGCGCTGGTGCTGGCGAACGGGCTGGAGCAGGGCGACGCCCTGGTGGTGGGCCAGGCGCTGCGCATCCCGCGGGTGTCCGGCTTTCCCCACGTGGTTGTGGCGGGCGAGACGGTATTCGACCTGGCGGCGCGCTTCGGGGTGCCCTACGAGGCGATTGTTGCCTTTCCGGCGAATCGGATCGACGCTGACGGCGGTTTAACAGCAGGGAGCGAAATCTTCATTCCCAGCGAGCGACTGGAGCTGCCTGAAGGGTGGTTGCGGGCGGTTGGCGGGATAGAGGGGCTGGCGCGGCGGGAACCGGCGCCAGCGGCGGTGGTCAGGGCGGGGCCGGCGAACCTGCGGGCGGGACCGGGCGTGGAATACGAACGGGTGGGGCAGTTGGCCGGCGGGCGGCGGGTGGCGCTGCTGGGGCGTCACGGCGACTGGGTTCAGGTCGAGCATGGCGGGCGGCGGGCCTGGATGCGCGCCGATCTGTTGGAGCTTACCGCCGAGCGACTGGCGGCGATGCCGATCGCCAACGACGTGCCGCCGCCGCCGGAACGCTGGGTGTGGCCAGCGCGGGGCAGGATCACCTCGGGCTTTGGCCCGCGCTGGGGCGGCTTTCACAACGGCATTGACATCGCCAACCGGGCCGGGACGCCGATTGTGGCCGCCCGGGCGGGGCGGGTGCTGGAGGCCGGCTGGTGCCGGGGCTACGGCTACTGCGTGCGGCTGGGCCATGCCGGGGGCATCGAGACGATCTACGGCCACCTGCTGAACCGTCCGGTGGTCGCGGTCGGCGCGGAGGTAGCGGCGGGGCAGGTGATCGGCCACATGGGGAGCACCTACGACCGGCGCGGCGGCGGGTACGCAACGGGGGTGCATCTGCACTTCAGCGTGCTGGTCAACGGCCGGGCGGTGAACCCGTTGCGGTTTCTGCCGTGA
- a CDS encoding ParB/RepB/Spo0J family partition protein, with product MNRRRGLGSGLDALIPGAAGDLVRQAPIEAIRENRNQPRTVFDEQALDELAASIREHGLIQPLIVSEAADGGYELIAGERRLRAARRAGLREVPVIVKDVTPQQVLEIALVENVQRADLNPLEEGLAYQTLKDEFGLTDDEIARRVGKSRVAVVNTRRLIRLVAPARQALLDGALSAGHGRALLRFEDPADQEAAFRLVRQRDFSVREAERLGDIANQPALASATRSALLRGQISLAQAEALARIEDADLQVLVLERITAVGCDERETAVLADLVNSGLPLEQALARVRPPLTAGEPGRRQRDPRGAQSETRRTRSRVQSPEDAEAQRMFEEILETPVQLSRSGNAIRLTITLYSDEQLQALYDRLSR from the coding sequence ATGAATCGCCGCCGAGGCCTAGGAAGCGGACTGGACGCGCTCATCCCCGGCGCCGCGGGCGACCTGGTGCGCCAGGCGCCGATCGAGGCCATTCGCGAGAACCGCAACCAGCCGCGCACCGTGTTCGACGAGCAGGCCCTGGACGAACTGGCGGCCTCCATCCGCGAACACGGCCTGATCCAGCCCTTGATCGTCAGCGAAGCCGCCGACGGCGGCTACGAGCTGATTGCCGGCGAGCGTCGCCTGCGCGCCGCGCGCCGCGCCGGGTTGCGCGAAGTTCCGGTTATCGTGAAGGATGTCACCCCGCAACAGGTGCTGGAGATCGCCCTGGTCGAGAATGTCCAGCGGGCCGACCTCAACCCGCTGGAGGAGGGGCTGGCCTACCAGACCCTCAAAGACGAGTTCGGCCTGACTGACGACGAGATCGCCCGGCGGGTGGGCAAGAGCCGCGTGGCAGTGGTGAATACCCGCCGGCTCATCCGGCTCGTGGCCCCGGCGCGCCAGGCCCTGCTCGACGGCGCCCTCAGCGCCGGGCACGGTCGCGCCCTGCTGCGCTTTGAGGACCCCGCGGACCAGGAGGCGGCCTTCCGCCTGGTGCGGCAGCGCGACTTCAGCGTGCGCGAGGCCGAACGCCTCGGCGACATCGCCAACCAGCCCGCCCTGGCCTCCGCGACCCGCAGCGCCCTCTTGCGCGGCCAGATCAGCCTCGCTCAGGCCGAGGCCCTGGCGCGGATTGAAGATGCGGACCTGCAAGTGCTCGTGCTGGAGCGGATTACTGCGGTGGGGTGCGATGAGCGCGAGACCGCTGTCCTGGCCGATCTCGTTAATAGCGGATTGCCCCTGGAGCAAGCCCTGGCGCGCGTGCGCCCGCCCCTCACTGCCGGTGAACCAGGGCGCCGCCAGCGTGATCCCCGCGGCGCCCAATCCGAGACGCGCCGGACGCGGTCCCGCGTCCAGTCGCCGGAAGATGCCGAGGCCCAGCGAATGTTCGAGGAGATCCTCGAGACCCCTGTGCAGCTTTCGCGCAGCGGCAATGCCATTCGCCTGACCATAACCCTCTACAGTGATGAACAACTCCAGGCGCTGTATGACCGCCTGAGCAGGTAG
- a CDS encoding CDP-alcohol phosphatidyltransferase family protein — translation MLRRRLEQTVRSRVEILVTRVPALHSLSPNTLTGMTLALTIGVVALIVQGSLQWAGALFLVASAFDMLDGAVARARRAATPFGAFLDSTVDRYSELLVFLGLLIHYQRASSDSLLVTVLLFLAATGSILTSYIRARAEALGFNGRGGLLERPERVLILGMSLITGWTMAGLWILAIFSHLSALQRSVRVWMRSRSGAERLPSIR, via the coding sequence ATGCTGCGCAGACGACTCGAGCAGACGGTGCGATCACGGGTTGAGATCCTGGTCACGCGTGTGCCGGCGCTCCACAGCCTCAGTCCCAATACTCTCACCGGTATGACCCTCGCGCTCACCATTGGCGTAGTAGCGCTGATCGTGCAGGGATCGCTTCAGTGGGCCGGGGCGCTTTTCCTCGTCGCCAGCGCCTTCGATATGCTCGACGGCGCCGTCGCTCGCGCCAGACGAGCAGCCACACCCTTCGGCGCCTTTCTCGACTCGACCGTGGATCGCTACTCCGAGTTACTGGTCTTTCTAGGATTGCTGATCCACTACCAGCGTGCAAGCAGCGACTCGCTCCTCGTCACGGTGTTGCTCTTCCTTGCCGCCACCGGGTCCATACTGACCAGTTATATCCGCGCGCGGGCCGAGGCCCTGGGATTCAACGGCCGCGGCGGGCTGCTCGAACGCCCGGAACGGGTGCTTATCCTGGGGATGAGCCTGATTACCGGCTGGACAATGGCGGGTCTCTGGATTCTCGCGATCTTCTCCCACCTGAGCGCGCTGCAGCGTTCAGTGCGAGTCTGGATGCGGAGCCGCAGTGGCGCCGAGCGCCTGCCCTCGATCCGGTGA
- the gatC gene encoding Asp-tRNA(Asn)/Glu-tRNA(Gln) amidotransferase subunit GatC, with the protein MALSHQEVLHVARLARLRLDPEELERMRSQLSAILDHIAMLQEVDVSGVPPTAQVTELVTVLRPDEVTEELSREAALANAPDQRDGMFRVRAVFDE; encoded by the coding sequence ATGGCGCTGTCACACCAGGAAGTCCTCCATGTTGCCCGCCTCGCCCGCCTGCGCCTCGATCCTGAAGAGCTTGAGCGCATGCGTTCGCAACTCTCGGCGATCCTTGATCACATCGCCATGTTGCAGGAAGTTGACGTCTCCGGCGTGCCGCCGACGGCCCAGGTGACCGAACTGGTCACCGTGCTGCGGCCTGACGAGGTCACCGAAGAGCTCAGTCGCGAGGCGGCTCTGGCCAACGCCCCCGATCAGCGCGATGGCATGTTCCGCGTGCGCGCCGTGTTCGATGAGTGA
- a CDS encoding bifunctional nuclease family protein, which yields MIRVVVDSIRVSLLTQHRVVVLRETDSKRYLPIWIGPFEADAIAMAIQGHEPQRPMTHDLLKATIIDLDGQISHIFINDIQDNTFFARIVIEQRGRTVEIDARPSDAIALAVRTDVPIFVESHVLEQAGVFFDEEEQAAAAETPATPREAVEETEADSEPDLNDESMSIFRNFINTLNLDNPPKGGQENS from the coding sequence ATGATACGCGTCGTCGTAGATAGTATCCGTGTCAGCCTGCTGACACAACACCGTGTCGTGGTGCTGCGCGAGACCGACAGCAAGCGCTATCTCCCGATCTGGATCGGGCCGTTCGAGGCTGACGCGATCGCAATGGCAATCCAGGGCCACGAGCCGCAGCGCCCGATGACCCACGATTTGCTCAAGGCGACGATCATCGATCTGGACGGTCAGATCAGCCATATCTTCATCAACGACATTCAGGACAACACCTTCTTCGCCCGGATCGTCATCGAGCAGCGCGGGCGCACCGTCGAGATTGACGCCCGCCCCAGCGACGCCATCGCCCTCGCCGTCCGCACCGACGTGCCCATCTTCGTCGAGTCGCACGTGCTCGAGCAGGCCGGCGTCTTCTTCGATGAGGAGGAACAGGCCGCCGCCGCCGAAACTCCGGCGACGCCCCGCGAGGCGGTCGAGGAAACCGAAGCCGACAGTGAGCCTGACCTGAATGACGAGTCGATGTCAATCTTCCGTAATTTCATCAATACCCTCAACCTTGACAACCCCCCTAAAGGCGGGCAAGAAAACTCCTGA
- a CDS encoding AAA family ATPase: MAPYTIAIANQKGGVGKTTTAVNLSGELVRRGYRVLLIDADPQGNATTSLGISKRNLAATTYDLLLGGEVEAAVMATGRERLMLVPADQDLAGAPVELASAPQREQRLATALRSADAYDYIIIDCPPSLGLLTLNALCAADSVLIPLQCEYLPLEGLAQLKTTLERVRASLNPRLHILGVLMTMYDGRTNLAHEVVDEVQRHFPRLIFRTIIHRSVRLSEAPSHGKLITEYDPAGRGAQAYAALADEVLQRKERRQ, translated from the coding sequence ATGGCCCCGTACACGATCGCGATTGCCAACCAGAAAGGCGGCGTTGGCAAGACCACTACCGCCGTGAACCTCAGCGGCGAACTGGTGCGGCGCGGGTATCGCGTCCTCCTGATTGACGCCGATCCGCAGGGGAATGCTACCACCAGTCTGGGTATTTCCAAACGCAATCTCGCAGCCACCACCTACGACCTGTTGCTCGGCGGCGAGGTGGAGGCGGCGGTAATGGCCACCGGCCGTGAGCGCCTCATGCTCGTGCCGGCGGACCAGGATCTGGCCGGCGCCCCCGTTGAACTCGCCAGCGCCCCGCAGCGCGAACAACGCCTGGCAACCGCCCTGCGCAGCGCCGACGCCTACGACTACATCATCATTGATTGCCCGCCCTCCCTGGGCCTGCTCACCCTCAACGCCCTGTGCGCCGCCGACAGCGTGCTCATTCCCCTCCAGTGCGAGTATCTGCCCCTCGAGGGCCTCGCCCAGCTCAAAACCACCCTGGAACGGGTGCGCGCCAGTCTGAACCCGCGGCTGCATATCCTCGGCGTGCTCATGACCATGTACGATGGCCGCACCAACCTGGCCCATGAGGTGGTTGACGAAGTGCAGCGCCATTTTCCCCGGCTCATCTTTCGCACCATCATCCACCGCAGCGTGCGCCTCTCCGAGGCGCCCAGCCACGGCAAGCTGATTACCGAATACGACCCCGCAGGTCGTGGCGCGCAAGCCTACGCCGCCCTTGCCGACGAAGTACTCCAGCGAAAGGAGCGCCGCCAATGA